One part of the Nitrospiria bacterium genome encodes these proteins:
- a CDS encoding radical SAM protein yields the protein MTDVRSILYIFLPCRPVYPLGVTYLADGVHQKHPDIRQQILDLSLIPSAHRRKTLLAQLRQLDPDLVCFSWRDIQVFAPHEGDPSLKYAFNFYYSTNPLKKLTASIKGLGYLWTYYRGIQEILSYFWLIHRRYPGKRVLVGGGAFSVFADQLIRRLPEGTIGLLGEGEDALLKVIEGKDLSDERSILRKGDQVFRGVKNAITSIQDMTIDLSYLTAIFPQHVAYKNDCIGVQSKRGCPYDCQFCEYPYIEGKRVRYRAPERVVQDILQHYRQWGTRAFWFTDAQFITGSEALPQCNEILDRIIAEKLDLTWSGYIRTSLITPDLACRMVQSGVGDLEVAITSGSQVVLNELHMGFRLDNLYDGCRYLKEAGFTGNLILNYSLNSPGDTETTLMESVASYKKIAAILGEDRVFPMLFFLGVQPHTGFEQRLIQEGYLSGGYNPLSLNPVAVKKMLYNPPPLSHLIARACLRAWDKTAWEQASPAGRSVHELYADESLFRGVVENAGRDVLINLEQDLLARGVGQSRNRP from the coding sequence ATGACGGACGTTCGTTCCATCCTTTATATCTTTCTCCCCTGCCGGCCGGTCTATCCGCTCGGGGTAACCTATCTGGCCGACGGGGTCCATCAAAAACACCCCGATATCCGACAGCAAATTCTCGACCTGTCGTTGATCCCGTCGGCTCACCGCCGCAAGACCCTTTTGGCGCAGCTCCGTCAACTCGATCCGGACTTGGTCTGTTTTTCCTGGCGGGATATCCAAGTCTTCGCCCCCCATGAAGGCGATCCCTCTTTAAAATACGCCTTTAACTTCTATTATTCCACCAACCCCCTCAAGAAGCTCACCGCCTCGATCAAGGGATTGGGATACCTCTGGACGTATTATCGGGGCATCCAGGAAATCCTGTCCTATTTCTGGTTGATCCACCGACGCTATCCGGGGAAACGGGTTCTCGTCGGCGGCGGGGCCTTCAGCGTGTTCGCCGACCAATTGATCCGCCGTCTTCCGGAGGGCACGATCGGTCTTCTGGGCGAAGGCGAGGACGCCTTGTTGAAGGTGATCGAAGGGAAAGACCTGTCCGATGAACGATCGATCCTACGCAAAGGCGATCAAGTCTTCCGCGGCGTAAAGAACGCGATCACATCCATTCAGGACATGACGATCGATCTGTCTTATCTGACCGCGATTTTCCCTCAACACGTCGCGTACAAAAATGACTGTATCGGCGTCCAGTCAAAACGCGGCTGTCCCTACGATTGCCAGTTCTGCGAATACCCGTATATCGAGGGAAAACGGGTCCGTTACCGCGCACCCGAGCGAGTGGTTCAAGACATCCTGCAGCACTACCGGCAATGGGGAACGCGAGCCTTCTGGTTCACCGACGCCCAGTTCATCACCGGGAGCGAAGCCCTGCCCCAATGCAACGAAATCCTGGACCGGATCATCGCCGAGAAGTTGGACCTGACTTGGTCCGGTTACATTCGGACAAGCCTGATCACGCCCGACCTGGCCTGTCGGATGGTCCAATCCGGGGTGGGCGATCTGGAAGTGGCGATCACCTCCGGCTCCCAAGTCGTCCTGAATGAACTGCATATGGGCTTTCGCCTGGACAATCTCTACGACGGCTGCCGCTATCTGAAAGAGGCGGGGTTTACGGGCAATTTGATCCTGAATTATTCACTCAACTCCCCGGGGGATACCGAGACCACATTAATGGAAAGCGTGGCGTCGTACAAAAAAATCGCCGCCATCCTGGGGGAAGACCGCGTCTTCCCCATGCTCTTCTTCCTCGGCGTGCAGCCCCACACCGGATTCGAGCAGCGCCTCATCCAGGAGGGATACCTCTCGGGCGGATACAATCCCCTTTCGTTGAATCCGGTCGCGGTTAAAAAGATGCTCTACAATCCCCCGCCCTTAAGCCACCTGATTGCACGGGCCTGCCTTCGGGCCTGGGATAAAACGGCTTGGGAACAGGCCTCTCCGGCTGGCCGATCGGTCCATGAGCTGTATGCCGACGAGTCTCTGTTCCGCGGGGTCGTTGAAAACGCGGGACGGGATGTGCTGATTAACCTGGAGCAGGATTTATTGGCGCGGGGCGTCGGACAAAGCCGGAACCGTCCGTAG
- a CDS encoding DUF3870 domain-containing protein, with amino-acid sequence MFIFGGQARLPKELSAVEVFQVIAHVDVPTGKVVEVDFMPCPPLIIGMLKQMMVGMSLQTDANDLLVQVEQRLFHKSKKAVITAIKDLVREYREFLYRASKATHPPSEV; translated from the coding sequence ATGTTCATCTTTGGGGGACAGGCCCGGCTGCCCAAGGAGCTCTCGGCCGTCGAGGTGTTTCAGGTGATTGCCCACGTGGACGTGCCGACCGGAAAGGTGGTGGAGGTCGATTTCATGCCCTGTCCGCCGCTCATCATCGGGATGCTGAAGCAGATGATGGTCGGCATGTCGCTTCAAACCGACGCCAATGATTTGCTCGTTCAGGTTGAACAGCGTCTGTTTCATAAATCCAAAAAGGCCGTGATCACGGCGATTAAAGACTTAGTCCGGGAATACCGGGAATTTCTGTATCGGGCTTCAAAAGCCACCCATCCCCCCTCGGAAGTCTGA
- a CDS encoding DUF4279 domain-containing protein encodes MTQTEKYERYSATLRIFGKIEDLSVIGMRLGLEPTRVRRRGEPVEGTSEHLEFDFWEMTAPVTKDRPLEDHLAWLKSRLVPRGSVLRDIKTALSVDLFCEFRSNHGQGGFSLSPEALAWLVELGIGLDVAVVFEKPM; translated from the coding sequence ATGACTCAGACGGAAAAATACGAACGGTACTCCGCCACGTTGCGGATTTTTGGAAAGATCGAGGACCTGAGCGTCATCGGGATGCGCCTCGGGCTTGAACCGACGCGGGTCCGTCGCCGAGGGGAGCCGGTTGAAGGGACATCCGAGCACCTGGAATTCGATTTCTGGGAGATGACGGCGCCGGTGACGAAAGACCGGCCGCTGGAGGACCATCTCGCCTGGCTGAAGTCCCGGCTGGTTCCCCGAGGGTCCGTCCTTCGAGACATCAAGACCGCGTTATCGGTCGACCTGTTTTGCGAATTTCGATCCAATCACGGCCAGGGAGGCTTCAGTCTCTCACCGGAGGCTCTGGCGTGGCTTGTGGAGCTCGGGATCGGCCTTGATGTGGCAGTCGTATTTGAAAAACCGATGTAG
- the rhaD gene encoding bifunctional rhamnulose-1-phosphate aldolase/short-chain dehydrogenase, whose translation MKSRWSDNEARGLEGLSILVHTSRLIGMDPGLVLWGGGNSSLKINGLDHTGRPIRVLWMKGSGSDMRTITPGQFTPLRLDDLLPLMKREAMTDDEMVAYQSKSVLEPGAPKPSIETLLHAFLPTTHIYHTHADAICALTDTPNGDEIIEELYGANVALIPYLRPGFLLSKKTGEAYAKNPGLRAIILDKHGLITWGASAKEAYLETIRMITLAERYIARRRRPRARPAGPAVSKRARRAIAAAVAPALRGGIGSGKRMVLFYDDDPAVLQFVNRPKAKALSQIGPFTPDHLMHTKPWPLFLETKGSGRPDPETIAATLPISLAQYRERYVRYFERHKTPGVTMLDPNPRVILIPGVGMFTTGKDRRASRIARDIYRHTLGVIQDSAAISSYVSLSPRELCDFEYWPMENFKLTLLPPEKEMSRRVALVTGAAGGIGKALAERLAVEGAMVVLTDIDLEKTRTVAEAINQKAGEANATAVKMDVTSESSVQKAFESAVLAYGGLDIIVSNAGIAKSSPVDRLSLSDWDRSMAVNATGHFLVCREALRIFKEQGLGGNIVVVATKNVLAPGKDFGAYSASKAAQAQLSRILAIEGAEDRIRVNMVNPDGVFQESGLWSKEIREERAKAHGIPIEQLEDFYARRNLLKTKIYPGDVAEAVLYFASDRSSKTTGAILPVDGGVREAFPR comes from the coding sequence ATGAAGAGCCGCTGGTCGGATAATGAGGCGCGAGGGCTGGAGGGGCTGAGCATCCTGGTCCACACCTCCCGTCTGATCGGGATGGACCCAGGCCTCGTACTTTGGGGCGGGGGGAATTCGTCCCTCAAGATAAATGGCTTGGATCACACCGGCCGGCCGATACGGGTCCTCTGGATGAAGGGCTCCGGGTCGGACATGAGGACGATCACCCCCGGGCAGTTCACGCCGCTGCGCTTGGACGACCTCCTCCCGTTAATGAAGCGGGAGGCGATGACCGATGACGAGATGGTGGCCTATCAGTCGAAATCCGTTCTGGAACCGGGCGCGCCGAAGCCCTCGATCGAGACGCTGCTCCACGCCTTTCTTCCGACGACCCATATTTACCACACCCATGCCGACGCGATCTGTGCCTTGACCGACACGCCGAACGGCGATGAGATCATCGAAGAATTATATGGCGCGAATGTCGCGCTTATCCCGTATCTTCGTCCCGGGTTCCTTCTATCCAAAAAGACGGGAGAGGCGTACGCGAAAAACCCCGGGCTTCGCGCGATAATTCTGGACAAGCACGGGCTGATCACCTGGGGCGCATCCGCCAAGGAGGCCTACCTCGAGACGATCCGGATGATCACCCTTGCCGAGCGGTATATCGCACGGCGAAGGCGGCCCCGCGCGCGGCCGGCCGGTCCGGCCGTTTCCAAACGGGCCCGTCGCGCGATCGCGGCCGCGGTCGCGCCGGCGCTTCGCGGCGGAATCGGTAGCGGGAAACGGATGGTCCTGTTCTATGACGACGACCCGGCCGTCCTTCAATTCGTCAATCGCCCCAAGGCCAAAGCGCTGTCCCAAATCGGGCCGTTCACGCCGGATCATCTGATGCATACGAAACCCTGGCCCTTGTTTTTGGAAACGAAGGGTTCAGGCCGGCCCGATCCCGAAACGATCGCGGCGACGCTTCCAATATCGCTCGCGCAGTATCGGGAGCGCTATGTCCGTTATTTCGAGCGGCACAAGACGCCGGGTGTCACGATGCTCGACCCCAACCCTCGCGTGATCCTGATCCCGGGCGTCGGGATGTTCACGACCGGAAAAGACCGTCGGGCGAGCCGCATCGCGCGGGATATTTACCGGCACACACTCGGCGTGATTCAAGACAGTGCTGCGATTTCATCCTACGTTTCGCTTTCGCCTCGCGAGCTTTGCGATTTCGAGTACTGGCCGATGGAGAATTTCAAGCTGACGCTTCTACCGCCCGAGAAGGAAATGTCCCGGCGGGTCGCGCTGGTGACCGGCGCGGCCGGGGGAATCGGGAAGGCGCTGGCCGAGCGGCTGGCCGTCGAAGGGGCGATGGTCGTATTGACCGACATCGATCTTGAGAAGACCCGCACCGTGGCCGAGGCGATCAATCAAAAGGCGGGCGAGGCGAACGCCACCGCCGTAAAAATGGACGTAACGAGCGAATCCTCCGTTCAAAAGGCCTTTGAGAGCGCGGTTCTGGCCTACGGGGGACTGGACATCATCGTCTCAAACGCGGGCATCGCGAAATCCTCGCCGGTCGACCGACTGTCGCTTTCGGACTGGGATCGCTCGATGGCGGTCAACGCCACCGGCCACTTTCTGGTCTGTCGGGAAGCGCTTCGCATTTTTAAAGAGCAGGGCCTCGGCGGGAATATCGTGGTCGTCGCCACAAAGAATGTCCTCGCGCCCGGAAAAGATTTCGGGGCCTACTCGGCCTCCAAGGCGGCCCAGGCCCAACTGTCCCGCATTCTCGCGATCGAGGGCGCGGAGGATCGTATCCGCGTGAACATGGTGAACCCGGACGGCGTGTTTCAGGAGTCCGGACTCTGGTCCAAAGAGATCCGGGAGGAGCGCGCGAAGGCCCACGGCATTCCGATCGAACAACTCGAAGATTTTTACGCCAGGCGTAATCTTCTCAAGACCAAGATCTATCCCGGCGACGTCGCCGAGGCCGTCCTTTATTTCGCGTCCGACCGTTCCTCCAAAACCACCGGCGCGATCCTGCCCGTGGACGGCGGCGTCCGCGAGGCGTTTCCGAGGTAA
- a CDS encoding HEAT repeat domain-containing protein, with product MSWAGLTLAQSPCTGLEDCLKDLKSSDASSRSGAIFMLGILKDKRATPALMEILGEEHDFEVRSSAVKAIGALKDPMAVPVLADLLDHKDLQLDAIDALVKIADRSAVEALIQGLKHPEIQVAAVRGLGEIADPSAKPALTALWRQTDNERVRGLSGLAIQRINAIWGPTEKEMGIPRYPKSEFMPNARGEWIFVSEDPLPKVSDFFKRHLKKEPLTFQVFQIRYENELGETKEGIPSNPPNLIFVAEEQKFLGKNYPAKLIFLQRNKAETEIKIFKAIGGPD from the coding sequence ATGAGTTGGGCTGGATTAACCCTAGCGCAGTCGCCCTGCACCGGATTGGAGGACTGCCTTAAGGATCTGAAATCTTCCGATGCCTCCAGCAGGTCCGGCGCCATTTTCATGCTGGGAATCTTGAAAGACAAACGGGCCACGCCGGCCCTCATGGAGATTTTAGGGGAAGAACATGACTTCGAAGTCCGCTCATCGGCCGTCAAGGCGATCGGCGCCCTTAAAGATCCGATGGCGGTGCCGGTCTTGGCGGATCTTTTGGACCACAAGGACCTACAGCTTGATGCGATCGACGCGTTGGTGAAGATAGCGGATCGGTCGGCGGTGGAGGCCCTTATTCAGGGTCTGAAACATCCCGAGATCCAAGTCGCCGCCGTGCGGGGACTGGGAGAAATTGCGGACCCTTCCGCAAAGCCGGCATTGACGGCGTTGTGGCGCCAGACCGACAACGAGCGTGTGCGGGGTCTGAGCGGTCTAGCCATTCAAAGGATCAATGCAATCTGGGGCCCCACCGAAAAGGAGATGGGGATCCCCCGTTATCCCAAGTCCGAATTTATGCCGAATGCCCGCGGAGAATGGATTTTTGTTTCGGAGGATCCGCTTCCGAAGGTTTCCGATTTCTTCAAAAGGCATCTCAAGAAAGAGCCGTTGACCTTTCAGGTTTTCCAAATAAGGTACGAGAACGAATTGGGGGAGACCAAAGAGGGCATTCCTTCCAATCCGCCCAACCTGATCTTCGTGGCAGAAGAGCAGAAATTCCTGGGAAAGAACTATCCGGCGAAGCTGATTTTCCTGCAAAGAAATAAGGCCGAGACCGAAATAAAGATCTTCAAAGCCATCGGAGGGCCGGATTAA
- the ubiE gene encoding bifunctional demethylmenaquinone methyltransferase/2-methoxy-6-polyprenyl-1,4-benzoquinol methylase UbiE → MQPVASLPTAPQKERAVQKMFTAIAHRYDLNNTLLSLGLHHAWKREAVRISGAAGGDTVLDLCTGTGDLAVLLARQVGPEGQVIGLDLNERMLQYGRRKIERLRPNGNVTLLRGNAESIQFCDRTFQVVTVAFGIRNVADIPAALGEMFRVLKPGGRAVCLEFSRPTSAPLRKMYDLYSFTILPRIGRLVSHDHTGIYDYLPASIRAFPDQERLKTLFSETGFSPVSYRNLTGGIVAIHIGVKPAL, encoded by the coding sequence ATGCAGCCGGTTGCCTCCTTGCCCACCGCACCCCAAAAAGAACGGGCCGTGCAAAAAATGTTTACCGCGATCGCCCACCGCTACGACCTCAACAACACCCTTCTCTCGCTCGGTCTTCACCATGCCTGGAAGCGGGAAGCGGTCCGGATCAGCGGGGCGGCCGGGGGCGACACCGTCCTCGATCTTTGCACCGGCACGGGGGATCTGGCCGTTTTGCTGGCCCGACAGGTCGGACCCGAGGGACAGGTGATCGGACTGGACTTGAATGAACGGATGCTTCAATATGGTCGGCGGAAGATCGAACGGCTGAGGCCAAACGGAAATGTCACGCTGCTCCGGGGAAACGCCGAATCGATTCAGTTCTGCGACCGGACCTTTCAGGTCGTCACCGTGGCGTTTGGAATACGCAATGTGGCCGATATCCCGGCGGCGTTGGGCGAAATGTTTCGCGTCTTAAAACCGGGCGGACGGGCCGTCTGCCTGGAATTTTCCCGTCCCACCAGCGCACCTTTGCGAAAAATGTATGACCTCTACTCGTTCACCATCCTTCCCCGGATCGGAAGGCTGGTCTCGCACGATCACACCGGAATCTACGACTATCTCCCGGCTTCGATTCGGGCCTTTCCGGATCAAGAACGGCTTAAGACTTTATTCTCGGAGACGGGTTTTTCCCCTGTATCGTATCGAAACCTCACCGGCGGAATCGTGGCGATTCATATCGGAGTCAAACCGGCCCTGTAG
- the uvrA gene encoding excinuclease ABC subunit UvrA — translation MQQKEIVIRGAREHNLKNIDVVIPRDRLVVITGLSGSGKSSLAFDTIYAEGQRRYVESLSAYARQFLEQMDKPDLDSIDGLSPAISIEQKTTSHNPRSTVGTVTEIYDYLRVLYARVGRPHCPRCGRAIAAQTVQQMVDHVMTWPAGSKIQIFSPVVRGRKGEYRKELLQLRKGGFTRVRVNGHIRDLSEEIALDKKKKQTIEVLIDRLVVKDGIRKRLADSIETALRLPAGLAGPAEGIVLLQRDGEEVLFSEKLACVECGISLPEMTPRVFSFNNPHGACPACGGLGTTMDLDPDRIVPDKNRSLREGAIKPWEKRFSVYYYQMLEAVANHYGFDLRTPFKDLKPEHQRILLNGSGSEELPFHYDSDGHRHAYRRPFEGVIGNLQRRFRETDSSYIREEIARYMGSHSCKVCQGERLKPESLAVTIGEKSIAEVARFSIKEADIFFAGLRMTEREAFIAHRILKEIKERLGFLMNVGLDYLTLDRAAATLSGGEGQRIRLATQIGSSLTGVLYILDEPSIGLHQRDNRRLLDTLIRLRDLGNTVLVVEHDEETILTADHVIDMGPGAGIHGGEIVAQGTPAAITGDEKSLTGKYLRRDLVISLPRRHRSAQKFLKIIGARENNLKTIDVPIPLGLFTCVTGVSGSGKSTLVLEVLYKNLAQRLYRATDRPGACDQIKGLEHLDKVINIDQSPIGRTPRSNPATYTGLFTFVRDLFTRLPESRMRGYKAGRYSFNVKGGRCEACQGDGVIKIEMHFLPDVYVTCEVCKGQRYNRETLEITYKGKTIADILDMAVDEAAAFFSAIPHIKEKLETLQDVGLGYVHLGQSATTLSGGEAQRVKLSRELSRRATGQTLYILDEPTTGLHFADIQKLLDVLNRLVDAGNSVVVIEHNLDVIKNSDWVIDLGPEGGDLGGRIVATGTPEALAQNKESYTGQFLKKAMSWVDR, via the coding sequence ATGCAACAGAAAGAGATCGTCATCCGCGGGGCGCGCGAGCATAATTTAAAAAACATCGACGTCGTGATCCCCCGCGACAGGCTGGTGGTGATCACCGGGCTGTCCGGCTCCGGAAAATCCTCGCTCGCTTTCGACACGATCTATGCCGAGGGCCAGCGCCGATACGTGGAATCCCTCTCCGCGTACGCGCGGCAATTTTTAGAGCAGATGGACAAGCCGGATCTGGACTCGATCGACGGGCTTTCACCCGCCATCTCGATCGAGCAGAAGACGACCAGCCATAACCCGCGGTCGACCGTCGGAACCGTGACCGAGATTTACGACTACCTTCGTGTCCTGTACGCGCGGGTCGGCCGGCCCCACTGTCCCCGATGCGGACGCGCGATCGCGGCGCAGACGGTTCAGCAGATGGTCGATCACGTCATGACCTGGCCCGCCGGTTCCAAGATCCAGATTTTCTCCCCCGTTGTCCGGGGCCGGAAAGGGGAATATCGAAAGGAACTGCTCCAGCTCCGCAAAGGCGGCTTCACCCGCGTCCGGGTCAACGGACATATTCGGGATCTTTCGGAAGAGATCGCCCTGGATAAAAAGAAGAAGCAGACCATCGAGGTTCTGATCGACCGGCTGGTGGTCAAAGACGGGATCCGGAAACGACTGGCCGATTCCATCGAGACCGCCTTGCGGCTTCCGGCCGGACTGGCCGGCCCGGCCGAAGGGATCGTTCTTCTTCAACGTGACGGGGAGGAGGTCTTGTTCAGCGAAAAGCTGGCCTGCGTCGAATGCGGCATCAGCCTTCCCGAAATGACGCCCCGCGTCTTCTCCTTCAACAATCCCCACGGCGCCTGCCCGGCCTGCGGCGGCCTCGGAACGACGATGGACCTGGATCCCGACCGGATCGTCCCGGACAAGAACCGCTCCCTCCGCGAGGGGGCGATCAAGCCTTGGGAAAAACGGTTCTCGGTCTATTATTATCAAATGCTGGAAGCGGTCGCGAACCATTACGGGTTCGATCTCCGGACGCCCTTCAAGGACCTCAAGCCGGAGCACCAGCGGATCCTTCTGAACGGCTCCGGCTCGGAGGAGCTCCCCTTCCATTACGACAGCGACGGCCACCGGCACGCCTACCGCAGGCCCTTCGAGGGCGTGATCGGAAACCTCCAGCGGCGTTTTCGCGAAACGGATTCCAGCTACATCCGCGAAGAGATCGCCCGATACATGGGCAGCCATTCGTGCAAGGTCTGCCAGGGCGAGCGGCTCAAGCCGGAGAGCCTCGCCGTGACGATCGGGGAAAAGTCGATTGCCGAGGTGGCGCGCTTCTCGATCAAGGAGGCGGACATTTTCTTTGCCGGCCTGAGGATGACCGAACGGGAGGCGTTCATCGCCCACCGAATCTTGAAGGAGATCAAGGAACGGCTCGGATTTTTGATGAACGTCGGCCTCGATTACCTCACGCTCGACCGCGCCGCGGCCACGCTGTCCGGCGGCGAGGGACAGCGGATCCGGCTCGCCACGCAGATCGGGTCTTCGCTGACCGGGGTGCTGTACATCCTGGACGAGCCCAGCATCGGCCTGCACCAGCGGGACAATCGCCGGCTGCTGGATACGCTGATCCGCCTGCGGGATCTGGGCAACACGGTCCTCGTGGTGGAGCACGACGAGGAGACGATCCTTACGGCGGACCATGTGATCGACATGGGGCCGGGGGCCGGTATCCACGGCGGCGAGATCGTGGCCCAGGGGACGCCCGCAGCGATCACGGGCGATGAGAAGTCCCTGACGGGAAAATACCTTCGCAGGGATCTTGTCATCTCCCTTCCCCGGCGGCACCGATCGGCGCAGAAATTTTTGAAGATCATCGGGGCCCGTGAAAACAATCTCAAGACCATCGATGTTCCGATCCCGTTGGGCCTTTTCACCTGCGTCACGGGAGTGTCGGGTTCGGGCAAGAGCACCCTGGTCCTCGAGGTGCTGTACAAAAACCTTGCGCAGCGGCTGTACCGTGCGACGGACCGTCCCGGTGCGTGCGATCAGATCAAGGGGCTGGAGCATCTCGACAAGGTGATTAATATCGACCAATCGCCCATCGGCCGAACGCCCCGGTCCAACCCGGCCACCTATACCGGCCTGTTCACCTTCGTCCGCGACCTGTTCACCCGGCTTCCCGAATCCCGGATGCGGGGCTACAAGGCCGGGCGCTACAGCTTCAACGTCAAGGGCGGCCGTTGCGAGGCTTGCCAGGGGGACGGCGTGATCAAGATCGAGATGCATTTTCTTCCGGACGTCTACGTCACCTGCGAGGTCTGCAAGGGCCAGCGCTACAATCGGGAAACGCTCGAGATCACATACAAGGGAAAAACGATCGCGGACATCCTGGATATGGCCGTGGACGAGGCCGCCGCTTTTTTCTCGGCGATCCCGCACATCAAGGAAAAACTTGAAACGCTCCAGGACGTCGGCCTGGGCTACGTTCATCTGGGCCAGTCGGCCACGACGCTTTCCGGCGGCGAGGCGCAGCGCGTCAAGCTCTCCCGCGAGCTGTCCAGGCGCGCGACCGGGCAGACCTTGTACATCCTGGACGAGCCGACCACCGGCCTCCATTTCGCCGACATCCAAAAGCTGTTGGACGTTTTGAATCGGCTCGTCGACGCCGGGAACAGCGTCGTGGTGATCGAGCACAACCTGGACGTGATCAAGAATTCGGACTGGGTCATCGATCTGGGGCCGGAGGGCGGGGATCTAGGGGGCCGGATCGTCGCGACCGGAACGCCCGAAGCGCTCGCGCAAAACAAGGAGTCCTACACGGGACAGTTTTTAAAGAAAGCGATGTCTTGGGTTGATCGATAA
- the aroF gene encoding 3-deoxy-7-phosphoheptulonate synthase, whose protein sequence is MLIVMRQDATAEQIQAVVEKIKELGFKPHAIPGSERTAIGITGNHGPVEPDLFELLPGVAQAIPVSQPFKLVSSEVKPERTVVNVNGATIGGESLAVMAGPCSVESESQLMACARAAKAAGAQFLRGGAFKPRTSPYDFQGLKEDGLKLLALAREETGLKVVTEVMSPGTVDMVARYADVLQIGARNMQNFPLLEEVGDAKRPVLLKRGLSATIKELLMAAEYIASRGNYEIVLCERGIRTFETMTRNTLDLGAVIVLKQLSHLPVIVDPSHGFGLRYGVIPLARAGVAVGADGLIVEIHPEPEHALSDGPQSLTLPMFQELMRQIRLVASSIGRRI, encoded by the coding sequence ATGCTGATCGTCATGCGACAGGATGCCACCGCGGAGCAGATCCAAGCGGTGGTTGAAAAGATCAAGGAATTGGGTTTCAAGCCCCACGCCATTCCCGGCAGTGAGCGAACGGCGATCGGGATCACGGGCAACCATGGTCCCGTGGAACCGGACCTCTTCGAGTTACTTCCGGGGGTCGCCCAGGCGATCCCGGTCAGTCAGCCCTTTAAGTTGGTGTCCTCCGAGGTCAAGCCCGAACGAACCGTGGTGAATGTGAACGGGGCCACCATCGGCGGCGAATCGTTGGCCGTGATGGCGGGCCCCTGTTCGGTGGAAAGCGAGTCCCAGCTGATGGCCTGCGCGCGGGCGGCCAAGGCCGCGGGGGCGCAGTTCCTCCGAGGCGGTGCGTTCAAGCCGCGTACAAGCCCTTACGATTTTCAGGGGCTCAAAGAGGACGGGCTCAAACTCTTGGCGCTCGCTCGCGAGGAGACCGGTCTGAAGGTGGTGACCGAAGTGATGAGCCCGGGAACGGTGGACATGGTGGCGCGCTACGCGGATGTCCTTCAGATCGGGGCCCGCAATATGCAGAACTTTCCGCTCCTGGAAGAGGTCGGCGACGCCAAGCGACCGGTCCTGTTGAAACGGGGTCTGAGCGCGACGATCAAGGAGCTCCTGATGGCCGCCGAGTACATCGCCTCGCGCGGCAATTACGAGATCGTGCTGTGCGAGCGGGGCATCCGGACTTTTGAGACGATGACCCGCAACACACTGGATCTGGGCGCGGTCATCGTGCTCAAACAGCTCTCCCATCTGCCGGTGATCGTGGATCCTTCCCACGGATTCGGTTTGCGTTACGGCGTCATTCCCCTGGCGCGCGCGGGCGTGGCGGTGGGCGCCGACGGATTGATCGTGGAGATCCATCCCGAGCCGGAACATGCCCTGTCCGACGGTCCCCAATCCCTGACCCTCCCCATGTTTCAGGAACTCATGCGGCAGATCCGGCTCGTGGCCTCCTCCATCGGCCGACG